Part of the Streptomyces sp. NBC_01264 genome, CCATGCCCAGCGCCGACACCACCGCCGCCGGCAACTGCACCCGCGGCTGCCCGAACAGGTCCACCGCCCGACCCAGCAACGGCTGCCCCACCGCGTTCGACACCCCGTACACGGCCGCGAGCGCGCCCGCCAGGCTGTAGCTGCCGCCCTCGGCCCGCGTGAACAGCACGATCGCGATCGGCCCGGTCCCGTTCGGCAGCCGGCCTATGAGCGTGCCCACCAGCAGCCTCGCGGCATGCCGGGTCCTGAGCAGCTCCGCGTAACCCGCGGCCATGTCCGCCCCCTTCTGCCCGGGACCACCCCGGGAGTAAGCCAAGTAATACGTATAACGTAACCGGTCATACGTACCATGACCACAGTCGGACGGTCCACCCACCCGACCCACCACACCCCCCGCGACCTCGCACTACAGGAGCACCGTGTGACGAGACCCACCAGCCGCGACGTGGCCACCGCCGCCGGGGTCTCCCAGGCCACCGTCTCCCTCGTCCTCGGCGACAAATGGCGCGGCCGCGTCTCCGAACGCACCGCCGACCACGTCCGCCACACCGCCACCGAACTCGGCTACCGCCCCAACCTCGCCGCCCGCAACCTCCGCCTCGGCTCCACCCGCACCGCCCTCCTCGTCGTCCCCGCCCTCACCAACGAGTTCTTCGCCCGCGTCTACACCGGCGCCGCCCGCATCGCCGCCGAACACGGCTTCGGCGTCGTCCTCTACCCCTCCCCCGACGGCACCGGCCCCGCCCGCGACCCGTTCGCCTCCGCCCGCGCCGCCCTCGACGGAGTCATCGCCTCCTCCATGGCCGCCGACGCCCTCCACGCCCTCGGCGGCGATGGACTCCCCCTCGTCATGCTCGACAGCGACCCCACCGCCGACACCGCCCACGCCCACGTCAACCTCGCCATCGCCGACGGCATGCGCCAGACCGCCGAACACCTCCTCACCCACGGCCACCACCGCTTCCTCCACCTCGCCTCCGCCATCGACTCCTGGACCTTCGACGTCCGCGCCAACGCCCTGGCCGCCCTCCTGCCGCCCCCCGCCGAGCTGCGCACCGTACGGGCCCACCTCAGCGTGGAAGCCGCCCGTACGGCCACGGAAGCCGCCCTGGACGCCCCCGCGGACCGCCGCCCCACCGCCGTCGTCTGCGACGACGACATCCTGGCCGCCGGCGCCTGCAAGGCCGCCCGCCGCCTCGGCCTGCGCATC contains:
- a CDS encoding LacI family DNA-binding transcriptional regulator yields the protein MTRPTSRDVATAAGVSQATVSLVLGDKWRGRVSERTADHVRHTATELGYRPNLAARNLRLGSTRTALLVVPALTNEFFARVYTGAARIAAEHGFGVVLYPSPDGTGPARDPFASARAALDGVIASSMAADALHALGGDGLPLVMLDSDPTADTAHAHVNLAIADGMRQTAEHLLTHGHHRFLHLASAIDSWTFDVRANALAALLPPPAELRTVRAHLSVEAARTATEAALDAPADRRPTAVVCDDDILAAGACKAARRLGLRIPEDLSVTGFDDLALATAVEPELTTIHLPAERVGEQGMTALLAVLEGTPWTPVDIPVHLVVRDSTGPAPTP